A genome region from Cognatishimia activa includes the following:
- a CDS encoding DMT family transporter translates to MVAFAHMSRNTLGAIAAVTSSLCFSVNDATVKFMSGDFSLPQMMFLRSIIAIAVILFVLAPFERQKLSLRGSRQGVLIVRGLLMVLANLFFFLGIAILPIADTVGIFFICPLMILAMSVVFLGETAGPRRWSAVGIGLIGVLIMLRPGGEGFQIAFLLPLIAAACYAILQVMTRAIGDAVTATTMSLYLQLTFFVIMGAMGIAFGAGQYDGMGGELFAFLLRPWIWPVMSDLPLFLIIGVATAGSNYFVSQAYRLGEASLVAPLEYVALPMGVMFGVVIFGDWPSVNSWVGMILIVGAGLFVVWRESLAAQSPDRHPPRPQ, encoded by the coding sequence ATGGTTGCTTTTGCGCATATGTCGAGAAACACGCTCGGGGCGATTGCCGCGGTGACCTCTTCGCTATGTTTCTCGGTGAATGACGCCACGGTGAAGTTCATGAGCGGTGATTTCTCGCTGCCGCAGATGATGTTCCTGCGCTCGATCATTGCCATTGCAGTGATCCTCTTTGTACTCGCGCCTTTTGAACGTCAGAAATTGTCGCTGCGCGGCAGCCGCCAAGGTGTTTTGATCGTGCGCGGGCTGTTGATGGTCTTGGCCAATCTGTTCTTCTTCCTTGGGATCGCCATCTTACCGATTGCCGATACGGTCGGGATCTTTTTCATCTGTCCTTTGATGATTTTGGCGATGTCGGTCGTGTTTCTCGGAGAAACCGCTGGCCCTCGCAGGTGGTCTGCCGTGGGGATCGGGCTAATCGGTGTTCTGATCATGCTGCGGCCGGGTGGCGAGGGCTTTCAGATCGCGTTCCTCCTGCCTCTGATCGCGGCGGCCTGCTATGCGATCCTGCAAGTGATGACCCGTGCGATTGGGGATGCAGTGACGGCCACGACGATGTCGCTGTACCTGCAGCTGACCTTTTTTGTGATCATGGGCGCTATGGGGATCGCTTTTGGAGCCGGGCAATATGACGGAATGGGGGGCGAACTTTTCGCGTTCTTGCTGCGGCCCTGGATTTGGCCGGTGATGTCCGATTTGCCGCTTTTCCTGATCATCGGCGTTGCGACGGCGGGGTCTAACTACTTCGTCAGTCAGGCCTACCGTTTGGGCGAAGCAAGCCTTGTGGCACCACTTGAATATGTCGCTTTACCGATGGGAGTCATGTTTGGCGTTGTCATTTTTGGCGATTGGCCAAGCGTGAATTCTTGGGTGGGCATGATCCTGATTGTGGGCGCTGGCCTCTTTGTGGTTTGGCGTGAAAGCCTTGCGGCTCAGTCTCCGGACCGGCATCCACCGCGTCCACAGTAA
- a CDS encoding YaiI/YqxD family protein — translation MTAIYMDADACPVKAEVERVATRHKVKVYVVSNGGLRPSQNPLVENVIVPEGPDVADMWIADRAGVGDVVVTGDIPLAAKVVDAGAKVLKHNGEALTTQNVKEALAMRDLMADLRSADPFTQGGGKGFTKADRSRFLDSLERVLRAAKA, via the coding sequence GTGACCGCCATCTATATGGACGCGGACGCCTGCCCGGTGAAAGCCGAGGTCGAGCGGGTCGCGACACGCCACAAGGTGAAGGTCTATGTGGTGTCCAATGGCGGGCTGCGGCCGTCGCAAAATCCTTTGGTGGAAAATGTGATCGTCCCGGAGGGGCCTGACGTGGCCGATATGTGGATCGCTGATCGCGCGGGCGTGGGGGATGTGGTCGTGACCGGCGACATCCCACTGGCCGCCAAAGTGGTGGATGCAGGCGCGAAGGTGCTGAAGCATAATGGCGAGGCCCTGACCACGCAGAACGTCAAAGAAGCCCTCGCCATGCGGGATCTGATGGCGGATCTACGGTCTGCGGATCCGTTTACGCAAGGCGGCGGCAAGGGATTTACCAAGGCCGACCGCAGCCGGTTCCTCGATAGTCTTGAGCGGGTCTTGCGCGCGGCCAAAGCCTAG
- the sthA gene encoding Si-specific NAD(P)(+) transhydrogenase, translating into MSSFDFDLIVIGSGPSGRAAAIQAGKLKRRVLVVDRQDKLGGVSVHTGTIPSKTLRETVLNLSGWRERSFYGRSYRVKDQIRAEDLKARLHMTLDYEVDVLEHQFNRNHVDTLNGIASFVGPNEIEVAIEGGETTRITGEKFLISTGTKTFRPDTIPFNGETIVDSDEFLEMARIPRSLVVVGAGVIGVEYATMFSALDVNVTLIEPRDSFLDFIDDGLIAEFTHEIRENGVDLRLGSAIEKVEDMGEHVEVSLENGRHVRAEMLLFAAGRMGATSKLNLDAVGLETDHRGRISVDRKTYQTEVGHIYAAGDVIGHPSLASTSMQQGRVAACHALETPTLPESPWFPYGIYSVPEISTCGMSEEELQERKIPYEVGVARFRETSRGHIMGLEQGMLKMLISLKTRRVLGVQIVGEGATELIHIAQAVLNLKGTVDYFVENTFNYPTLAEAYRIAGLDAFNRMPIPEEFKVAKKTNKKAKS; encoded by the coding sequence ATGAGCAGTTTTGATTTTGATCTGATCGTCATCGGCTCTGGCCCCTCAGGCCGTGCGGCGGCAATTCAGGCGGGGAAACTCAAGCGTCGTGTTCTGGTGGTGGATCGTCAGGATAAACTGGGCGGTGTGTCGGTGCATACGGGCACCATCCCCTCCAAGACCCTGCGCGAGACGGTTTTGAATCTGTCAGGATGGCGGGAACGCAGCTTTTATGGGCGGTCTTACCGCGTCAAAGACCAGATCCGCGCCGAAGACCTGAAAGCGCGCCTCCACATGACGCTCGATTATGAAGTCGACGTGCTTGAGCATCAGTTCAACCGCAACCATGTGGATACGCTGAATGGGATCGCGAGCTTTGTCGGCCCGAACGAGATCGAGGTCGCCATTGAAGGCGGTGAGACCACGCGGATCACGGGCGAGAAGTTCCTGATCTCGACCGGCACCAAGACGTTCCGGCCTGACACTATTCCATTCAATGGCGAAACCATTGTGGACAGCGACGAATTCCTCGAGATGGCGCGGATCCCGCGTTCATTGGTCGTTGTCGGCGCGGGGGTTATTGGCGTGGAATATGCCACCATGTTCTCGGCTCTGGACGTGAACGTGACCCTGATTGAGCCGCGCGACAGTTTCCTTGATTTCATCGACGACGGACTAATTGCCGAGTTTACCCATGAGATCCGCGAGAACGGCGTCGACTTGCGTTTGGGGTCTGCGATTGAAAAGGTCGAGGACATGGGCGAGCACGTCGAAGTCAGCCTCGAGAACGGCCGCCATGTCCGTGCTGAGATGCTCTTGTTTGCAGCGGGGCGTATGGGCGCGACAAGCAAGCTGAACCTGGATGCGGTTGGTCTGGAAACCGACCATCGCGGGCGGATCTCTGTGGATCGCAAGACCTATCAGACCGAGGTTGGGCATATATACGCAGCCGGCGATGTCATCGGCCACCCGAGCCTTGCCTCCACCTCGATGCAACAGGGCCGTGTTGCGGCCTGTCACGCGCTTGAGACCCCTACTCTGCCGGAAAGCCCGTGGTTTCCTTATGGCATCTATTCGGTGCCGGAAATCTCGACCTGTGGCATGTCCGAAGAGGAACTACAGGAGCGCAAAATCCCCTATGAGGTCGGCGTCGCACGTTTCCGCGAGACTTCGCGCGGGCATATCATGGGGCTTGAGCAAGGCATGCTGAAAATGCTGATCAGCCTCAAGACGCGTCGCGTGCTGGGTGTGCAGATCGTGGGTGAAGGCGCAACCGAGCTGATCCACATCGCGCAGGCGGTGCTGAACCTGAAAGGCACGGTCGATTATTTCGTCGAAAACACCTTCAACTATCCGACCTTGGCCGAGGCCTACCGGATCGCAGGTCTGGACGCCTTTAACCGCATGCCTATCCCTGAGGAATTCAAGGTCGCAAAGAAGACCAACAAGAAAGCCAAATCGTGA
- the fghA gene encoding S-formylglutathione hydrolase produces the protein MEIISENACFGGTQGVYKHASESCHCDMTFGLFLPAEAKDGPVPVLWYLSGLTCTHENAMVKAGAQAWAAEQGIALVFPDTSPRGEGVADDEAYDLGQGAGFYVNATQAPWAAHFQMWDYIAEELPEFLGNNFPLDMERQAITGHSMGGHGALTLAMSLPGRFKSVSAFAPICNPTASDWGRKQLTAYLGEDEGLWAAHDASLLMHNAGFDGPVLVDTGTEDQFLDLLRPEALAAAVSERRQEATLRLQKGYDHSYFFVATFMEDHISFHADALYGE, from the coding sequence TGTTTTGGTGGCACGCAGGGCGTCTATAAGCACGCGTCCGAAAGCTGTCATTGCGATATGACCTTTGGGCTGTTCCTGCCTGCCGAGGCGAAAGACGGGCCGGTGCCTGTTCTTTGGTATCTCTCGGGCCTGACCTGCACGCATGAGAACGCGATGGTGAAAGCGGGTGCACAGGCTTGGGCTGCGGAACAGGGTATTGCGTTGGTCTTTCCAGATACCTCTCCACGTGGCGAAGGCGTTGCGGATGATGAGGCCTATGATCTGGGTCAGGGCGCGGGGTTCTATGTGAACGCCACACAGGCGCCATGGGCCGCGCATTTTCAGATGTGGGACTATATCGCCGAAGAATTGCCCGAGTTTCTGGGCAATAACTTCCCTTTAGATATGGAGCGTCAGGCAATCACGGGTCATTCGATGGGTGGCCACGGCGCGTTGACGCTGGCGATGTCTCTGCCGGGGCGGTTCAAATCTGTCTCTGCCTTTGCGCCAATCTGCAATCCAACCGCGTCTGATTGGGGCCGCAAACAGCTGACAGCCTATTTGGGTGAGGACGAGGGTCTGTGGGCCGCGCATGATGCCTCTCTGTTGATGCACAACGCGGGCTTTGACGGGCCTGTCTTGGTGGACACAGGGACCGAAGATCAGTTCCTTGACCTTCTGCGCCCTGAGGCTTTAGCCGCTGCCGTGTCTGAGCGACGCCAGGAGGCGACCTTGCGACTACAGAAAGGCTATGACCACAGCTATTTCTTTGTCGCGACCTTCATGGAAGACCACATCAGTTTCCACGCCGACGCCCTGTACGGAGAGTAA